Part of the Flavobacterium alkalisoli genome is shown below.
TGATGGAGAATTTTTTAAACCAGCTTCCAAAACTTGCCAAAGATAAGCATAACGAGAACAAAAAGTTTTTTGATAAGCTGAAAAAGAAACCGCCCAAGAACCTGGATTATATTATGCAGGATCTTCATGACAGGGAGTTTGAAAGAACAGACTGCCTCAAGTGTGCCAATTGCTGTAAGACTACGGGTCCCCTTTTTACAACGGCTGATATTGAAAGGATAGCAAAACACTTCAGGATGAAGCCGCAGCAGTTTATCGATAAGTACTTAAGGATTGACGAAGATAAAGATTATGTACTGCAAAGCGTGCCTTGTACTTTTCTTGATG
Proteins encoded:
- a CDS encoding YkgJ family cysteine cluster protein, translated to MENFLNQLPKLAKDKHNENKKFFDKLKKKPPKNLDYIMQDLHDREFERTDCLKCANCCKTTGPLFTTADIERIAKHFRMKPQQFIDKYLRIDEDKDYVLQSVPCTFLDAENYCMIYDVRPKACREFPHTDRKKFQQIANLTLKNVAICPAAYNIVEEMKKKIV